GAAGTGGCCACAATGGTTGGTTCGCCGTCAGAAAAGTTTTTACCTTTAGCCAGACGGTAGCCCAGGTAAGACCCTCCAGCCAAACCGGCCAGGATGGCAGCGGACATCAATTTTTCTTCAGGGTCTTCCTGAATCGCGTTGAAAAACAAAGGCAGATCGGTCATGCCGAAGGTGGCATAATGGCTGATGACCCTGCCTTGCGGCTTGGTAAAACTCTTTCCCCAGTTATACCCGGCCACCTGGCCGGAAATGCTGGTGGCAAGCATTACTCCGGAAATAGGGCGGCTGCCATCCAGTCCCAAAAGAGCGCTGAGCGCTCCGCCGGCCGCAATCCCCCGGAAACCGTATGCTATGGACATATGCTCCTGACCGGAGGTCAGAGTGCTGTTTTTAGTGAGAAAGAAGGGTATGAAATATGTGGCCGCCGCGCTGGTCAGATACAGGCCGGCCTTGGTTGACCCGCGCTCCGGGTCTATCAAGGAGACCACCGCCGGGCCATACCAGCCCAGCGATAGCGGGATCTGCCAGAGCAGATAGGCGCCCCGCCCCTCCTGATTTAAAACAAGCGCGGCTCCCGAAGTATTGAGAAAGCTATCGACCTTCATTCTCAGGGAGTCATATCCGCTGTTGGTCAGGGGCTTCCGTATTCTCCCATGAGCATTTGACGCTTCAAGGATATAGACCGTATCCGCTTTCCACAATACAGCGTTTTTGAAATCAGCCACGTCGGGAAAGAGGCCGGCCCGGGTCTCAAGTTTCTGGCTCCACTCCAGGATCTTTCCGGCGCTGTCAAAGGGAACCGGGGTCTCTAAAAGCTGGCCATAGGCCATCCCGGCGGCCGACAGCAGAAAAATGGACAGTAGAATCTTTTTCATATTGCTATCTCCAGTATTTCAATCGTTGCCTCCCGGACGTGCTTGAACCGGTCGGCTCCCAGGTGGATCCCGCCGTACCAGCGGGTGACCACGACGCAAAGGTTCTCAGCTTTCCGTTGCCGCAGTATCTCCAGCATGATAACCCCGGCCCCGGTCTCCTTGGAAGGCGAATTATAGCCGTCGTTCTTGTATTCCCGCAGTTTGCCATCGCACCCTCTGATGCGGTAGGCTACGATGTTGTGGTCGGCGGCGCGGAATTTCTTGTCCCTTAAAAGCTCTTTAATCCCGGACTCAAATTCCTCCGCGCTTTTAACAGCAAAAGAGGTGACCGCATATTTTGACTTGCGGTCGACCACGAAGGGGTTTATCTGGGAAAAGGCTTGTTTCACGGCAGCCGTTTTCATATTAGACCAAAAGCATACCACGTAAACGCAGGGCCTGTCAATTGAAATTTGAGGCCACGACATCATTTTATAAGGCAAAAGATTTTCTCTTTACAAAGCCTGCGATTTATGCTTTAATTATCGCTTACCGGCTGGTCAAATATGCGGAAATGGCGAACGAAATTAAATAATGAAGACACCTTTAGAGGTAATACTGATCCAGACGCTGGGCGTGCCCCGGAAACTGGTCCGGCAGCGTTTTGCCGGGATACTTCCCGGTCACGTGCTGATCTGGAAGGGCTCCGAACTGGCCGAGGGCAAACCGCTGGCCGATCTGGTAGGAAGCGCCAAATATCTGATCACCGGCAGCCTGCCAATAGACGGGACGACTATCCGTAACTGCGCGCTGGCCATGATCTCGGTCTCCTTTACCGGGTACGACCACGTGGACCTGGCGGCCTGCAAGGAGAAGGGAATTGCTGTTTACAACACGCCGGGGTATTCCACCGATTCCGTGGCCGAGCTGTCAGTAGGCTTGGCGCTGTCCTTATTGCGGAACATACCAAAAGCCGATGCTCACGCCCGCCAGCCGGAGCTCAACTGGTTTGGGCTCCCGTCCGGCGCGGAATTGCGAGGGAAAACCGTCGGCATAGTCGGCACCGGAGCCACCGGGATGGCTGCGGCCAGATTGTTCGCCGCCTTTGGTTGTAAACTGCTGGGTTATAACCGGGGCAAAAAGGATGAGTTTGAAAAACTCGGCGGTACCTATTGCGATCTGAAGGATCTCTTAAAAGGCTCGGACATAGTTTCCCTGCACCT
This genomic stretch from candidate division TA06 bacterium harbors:
- a CDS encoding YigZ family protein, whose amino-acid sequence is MKQAFSQINPFVVDRKSKYAVTSFAVKSAEEFESGIKELLRDKKFRAADHNIVAYRIRGCDGKLREYKNDGYNSPSKETGAGVIMLEILRQRKAENLCVVVTRWYGGIHLGADRFKHVREATIEILEIAI
- a CDS encoding hydroxyacid dehydrogenase encodes the protein MKTPLEVILIQTLGVPRKLVRQRFAGILPGHVLIWKGSELAEGKPLADLVGSAKYLITGSLPIDGTTIRNCALAMISVSFTGYDHVDLAACKEKGIAVYNTPGYSTDSVAELSVGLALSLLRNIPKADAHARQPELNWFGLPSGAELRGKTVGIVGTGATGMAAARLFAAFGCKLLGYNRGKKDEFEKLGGTYCDLKDLLKGSDIVSLHLALSAETRHIMNAERIAELKPTSYLINTARGGLVDEAALAKALNNGELAGAGLDVFGNEPPARDNPLLTAQNTALTPHLGYKTQEALLRKLEVTFRNISDFEKGIETNRVA